Proteins from a single region of Patescibacteria group bacterium:
- the secA gene encoding preprotein translocase subunit SecA: MSFFSKIFGDANKKYLSQIQPLVDEINRLEPDFAKLTNEQLASKTAELKKELADGKTLDQVLTRAFALVREGAKRTLGQRHFDVQLIGGIILHQGRIAEMKTGEGKTLVATLPTYLNALSGLGVHLVTVNDYLAKRDAVWMGQIHHLLGLSVSCLVHDAAFLYDPSYEAAAAANQKENLLVTENFKVADKFLRPVTRREAYRADITYGTNNEFGFDYLRDNLVYDAGQLSQRPFNYAIIDEVDSILIDEARTPLIISGAVQESTELYRQLAQIAKRLVVDEDYNVDEKMKSVALTEKGQEKVVGYLQFDPWQTANFSVVHHVEAALRAEVMFKKDKDYVVREGEIVIVDEFTGRLMFGRRYSEGLHQAIEAKENVEIKEESKTLATVTLQNYFRLYKKISGMTGTALTEAEEFSKIYNLEVTAIPTNKPLIRRDLSDKIYQTEQAKFNAVVKEVKERNEKGQPVLIGTVSIEKNEELSHLLELSGIEHKVLNAKNHEKEGEIITQAGRLGAVTVATNMAGRGVDIILGGNPIDPEQQKKIIELGGLHVIGTERHESRRIDNQLRGRAGRQGDPGSSQFFISLEDDLMRVFGGDRVKALMMTLKMPEDVPLEHVMVARSLEAAQRKIEGMNFDMRKHLLDYDDILNKHRQTIYRRRQEILFADNQKLREMIFGMVSAEIERVVSFHTVGDEQSNWDLKEIVEVMKTIFPCPSNLPECLDDIRKQAGGHVADVFSRDQIIKYIDELAKASYDESEKRISQTGQKINDLDLFAKIQRMVLLQSIDNYWMDHLEVIENLKGGIGLRAYGQHDPLVEYKRESYHKFNELMAAIEKQVVYTIYHMGVTENMSAPKTQEIKLNASRNEKPAPNKKNIGRNDPCPCGSGKKYKRCCGK, translated from the coding sequence ATGTCATTTTTCTCTAAAATTTTTGGCGATGCCAATAAAAAATATTTGAGCCAAATTCAGCCCTTGGTCGATGAAATCAACCGATTAGAGCCGGATTTTGCTAAATTAACCAACGAACAATTGGCATCAAAAACCGCTGAGCTAAAAAAAGAATTAGCCGACGGCAAGACCTTGGATCAAGTGTTGACCAGGGCTTTTGCTTTAGTGAGAGAGGGCGCCAAGCGAACACTCGGTCAGCGCCATTTTGACGTGCAACTTATCGGCGGTATTATTTTGCACCAGGGCCGGATAGCAGAAATGAAAACTGGCGAAGGAAAAACCTTAGTAGCAACCTTGCCGACTTATTTAAATGCCCTAAGCGGACTGGGTGTGCATTTGGTTACGGTTAATGATTACTTAGCTAAGCGCGATGCGGTTTGGATGGGCCAGATTCATCACCTTTTGGGCTTGTCGGTTTCTTGTCTGGTCCATGACGCGGCGTTTTTGTACGATCCTTCTTATGAAGCAGCTGCCGCAGCCAATCAAAAAGAAAATTTATTAGTCACGGAAAATTTTAAAGTGGCTGATAAATTTTTGCGGCCGGTAACGCGACGTGAAGCTTATCGAGCTGATATCACTTACGGCACTAATAATGAGTTTGGCTTTGATTATTTGCGGGACAACTTAGTGTATGACGCTGGGCAATTGTCGCAGCGACCTTTTAATTACGCTATTATCGACGAAGTTGATTCGATTTTAATTGATGAAGCGCGAACGCCGCTCATTATTTCTGGCGCTGTCCAGGAATCGACCGAACTTTACCGTCAATTAGCTCAAATTGCCAAGAGATTAGTTGTTGACGAAGATTATAACGTTGACGAAAAAATGAAATCAGTGGCCTTGACCGAAAAAGGCCAGGAAAAAGTCGTTGGTTATTTACAATTTGATCCTTGGCAAACAGCTAATTTTTCCGTGGTGCATCACGTTGAAGCGGCTCTACGAGCCGAAGTCATGTTCAAGAAAGACAAAGACTATGTGGTGCGAGAAGGAGAAATAGTCATTGTTGATGAATTTACCGGACGGCTGATGTTTGGCCGCCGGTATTCAGAAGGACTTCATCAGGCTATTGAAGCGAAAGAAAATGTTGAGATAAAAGAAGAATCAAAAACTTTAGCCACCGTGACTTTGCAAAATTATTTCCGCCTTTATAAAAAAATATCCGGTATGACCGGCACGGCTCTTACCGAAGCCGAAGAATTTAGCAAAATTTATAATCTGGAAGTGACGGCTATCCCGACCAACAAACCTTTAATTCGCCGAGATTTATCAGATAAAATTTATCAAACCGAACAGGCAAAATTTAACGCCGTGGTTAAAGAGGTTAAAGAGCGAAACGAAAAGGGCCAGCCAGTTTTAATCGGTACGGTTTCAATCGAAAAAAACGAAGAGCTCAGTCATTTGCTTGAGCTAAGCGGCATAGAGCATAAAGTTTTAAATGCAAAAAATCACGAGAAAGAAGGAGAAATTATTACGCAGGCTGGCCGTTTAGGCGCGGTGACCGTAGCTACGAATATGGCCGGACGAGGCGTGGATATTATTTTAGGTGGCAATCCGATTGATCCGGAGCAACAGAAAAAAATTATTGAGCTCGGCGGTCTGCACGTGATCGGCACCGAACGCCATGAATCGCGTCGCATCGACAATCAATTGCGCGGCCGAGCTGGGCGACAAGGCGATCCGGGCTCGAGCCAATTTTTCATTTCACTCGAAGACGATTTGATGCGCGTTTTTGGCGGCGATAGAGTCAAGGCCTTAATGATGACCTTAAAAATGCCGGAAGATGTGCCCCTTGAACATGTTATGGTGGCGCGATCACTTGAAGCGGCGCAAAGAAAAATCGAAGGCATGAATTTTGACATGAGAAAGCATTTACTTGATTATGACGATATTTTAAATAAACACCGCCAGACGATTTATCGCCGGCGGCAAGAAATTTTATTCGCCGATAACCAAAAATTGCGCGAGATGATCTTTGGTATGGTCAGCGCTGAAATCGAGAGGGTGGTTTCTTTCCATACAGTGGGAGACGAGCAATCAAATTGGGATTTAAAGGAAATAGTTGAAGTAATGAAAACTATTTTCCCATGCCCGAGCAATTTGCCAGAATGTTTAGATGATATTAGAAAACAGGCTGGTGGGCACGTGGCTGATGTTTTTAGTCGCGATCAAATCATTAAATATATCGACGAATTGGCTAAGGCTTCGTATGACGAATCGGAAAAAAGAATTAGCCAAACTGGACAAAAAATAAACGATTTAGATTTATTCGCTAAAATTCAAAGAATGGTTTTATTGCAAAGTATTGATAATTATTGGATGGATCATTTAGAAGTAATTGAAAACCTTAAGGGTGGTATTGGGCTGCGTGCTTACGGGCAGCACGATCCGCTGGTTGAATATAAAAGAGAGTCATATCATAAATTTAATGAATTAATGGCGGCCATTGAAAAGCAGGTGGTTTATACGATTTATCATATGGGCGTGACCGAAAATATGTCGGCGCCAAAAACACAGGAAATAAAATTAAATGCCAGTCGAAACGAAAAACCAGCGCCAAATAAAAAAAACATTGGCCGTAACGACCCCTGTCCATGCGGCAGCGGCAAGAAATACAAGCGTTGCTGCGGCAAATAA
- the rsgA gene encoding ribosome small subunit-dependent GTPase A: MNGAVKIKIEDLGYNTFFESNRKKLKLDNFSVARITSEYKGAYKIKNLNGEFLARITGKQMFNAFSREDYPAVGDWVAITELDKERAVIHGILPRKTIMKRKYSNKNDVQVIATNIDVAFVVESIDRDYNLNRLERYFAIAKDGGIKPAIIMNKIDLISKEELDLKVSQIKNRFTDIDFILTSIINDKGLDELKKYITKGKTYCFLGSSGVGKSSLINKLLEKNIIKTEGISSYSGRGKHITTGREMYFLENGGIVIDNPGMREVGMTDTSAGIDSFFDEITALAKKCKYIDCMHIHEPGCEVLSALKSGKLSKDQYSNYINLKKEAEYYEMSKTEKREKERQFGKFIKKAKDELRRYED, translated from the coding sequence ATGAACGGTGCAGTAAAAATAAAAATTGAAGATTTGGGCTATAATACATTTTTTGAATCTAATAGAAAGAAATTAAAATTAGATAATTTTTCAGTTGCACGGATAACTAGCGAATATAAAGGAGCTTACAAAATTAAAAATTTAAACGGAGAGTTTTTGGCAAGAATAACCGGCAAACAGATGTTTAATGCTTTTTCAAGAGAAGATTATCCCGCCGTTGGCGATTGGGTAGCGATTACCGAGCTTGATAAAGAACGAGCGGTAATTCATGGAATATTGCCAAGAAAGACGATAATGAAAAGAAAATATAGCAACAAGAATGATGTCCAAGTTATAGCGACAAATATTGATGTGGCGTTTGTGGTGGAATCAATTGATAGGGATTATAATCTGAATCGTCTTGAAAGATATTTTGCCATAGCAAAAGACGGAGGAATAAAACCCGCTATTATAATGAATAAAATAGACCTAATTTCAAAAGAAGAATTGGATTTAAAAGTATCCCAGATAAAAAACAGATTTACGGACATTGATTTTATTCTAACGAGCATCATAAATGACAAAGGCCTGGATGAATTAAAAAAATATATAACGAAAGGGAAAACTTATTGTTTTCTTGGTTCGTCCGGGGTCGGAAAATCTTCTTTAATAAATAAATTGCTCGAAAAAAACATCATAAAAACCGAGGGTATTAGTTCTTATTCGGGCAGGGGAAAACACATTACCACAGGCAGAGAAATGTATTTTTTGGAAAATGGCGGTATTGTAATAGATAATCCCGGAATGAGAGAGGTGGGAATGACGGACACAAGCGCAGGAATAGATAGTTTTTTCGATGAAATAACCGCCTTAGCCAAAAAATGTAAATATATTGATTGCATGCACATTCATGAGCCTGGATGCGAAGTATTGTCAGCATTGAAATCGGGCAAACTTAGTAAGGATCAATATTCTAATTATATTAACTTAAAAAAGGAAGCTGAATATTATGAAATGAGTAAGACCGAAAAAAGAGAAAAAGAGCGTCAGTTCGGAAAATTTATTAAGAAGGCAAAAGATGAATTAAGGAGATACGAGGATTAA
- a CDS encoding YebC/PmpR family DNA-binding transcriptional regulator codes for MSGHSKWAKLKHTKGVTDAKKSLMFAKLGRMITVAAREAGPDPSSNFKLRLVMEKAKQINMPKDNVDRAIKKGAGGAGEAQIENVMYEAYLPGGAALLIEGLTDNTNRMVSSLRRIFNKYGGSLANQNSVLWMFDRKGILRLSDLSKISDREAFELKLIDLGAEDIKNEDEALAIYASPENLQKIKEALEQDGLNVDYAEVEWFAKNYIKINASDQKKVDAIYAELDEDQDINDYYSNIG; via the coding sequence ATGTCTGGACATTCCAAATGGGCAAAGTTAAAACACACCAAAGGTGTGACTGACGCTAAAAAAAGTCTGATGTTTGCCAAGCTCGGGCGAATGATTACCGTGGCTGCCCGCGAAGCCGGCCCTGATCCGTCCAGTAATTTTAAATTACGGTTAGTCATGGAAAAGGCCAAGCAAATCAATATGCCCAAGGATAATGTCGATAGAGCTATTAAAAAAGGCGCGGGTGGAGCCGGCGAAGCGCAGATAGAAAACGTTATGTATGAGGCCTATTTGCCCGGCGGTGCAGCCTTGTTGATCGAAGGGCTGACTGACAATACCAACCGAATGGTTTCGTCTCTGCGCCGAATTTTTAATAAATACGGCGGGTCACTGGCTAACCAAAATTCGGTTTTATGGATGTTTGACCGAAAAGGAATTTTGCGTTTGAGTGATTTGTCTAAAATTAGTGACCGTGAAGCCTTCGAATTAAAATTAATCGACCTGGGCGCCGAAGACATCAAAAATGAAGATGAGGCCTTGGCGATTTATGCCAGCCCGGAAAATTTACAAAAAATAAAAGAAGCCCTGGAGCAAGACGGGCTTAATGTCGATTACGCCGAAGTCGAATGGTTTGCAAAAAATTATATCAAAATCAACGCCAGTGACCAGAAAAAAGTTGACGCGATTTATGCCGAGCTGGATGAAGATCAGGATATTAATGATTATTATTCCAACATTGGCTAG
- a CDS encoding DUF2178 domain-containing protein produces the protein MNYTTFKRIKILITSFVAATVAIAVVYNNLLLALAGVLIGMMFLFLVRKKSKTVLVDERVKLVGGYAARMTYIILTVTTGVLSLIFTSAGQRSSEPNYEILGIVLSYLTLLSVALYSISYKYYSKKYGGEDDKQN, from the coding sequence ATGAATTACACAACATTTAAAAGAATCAAGATCTTAATAACGTCCTTTGTTGCTGCCACGGTGGCTATTGCCGTTGTTTATAATAATCTTCTATTAGCCCTGGCTGGCGTGTTGATTGGTATGATGTTTTTGTTCCTGGTAAGAAAAAAGAGTAAAACGGTTCTAGTTGATGAAAGAGTAAAGCTTGTTGGCGGTTATGCTGCTCGTATGACCTATATTATTCTGACCGTAACCACTGGCGTCTTGTCTTTGATTTTTACCTCGGCTGGCCAGCGTTCAAGCGAACCAAATTATGAAATATTAGGAATCGTTTTAAGTTACCTTACGTTATTAAGTGTAGCCTTGTATTCTATTTCATACAAATATTATAGTAAAAAATATGGCGGAGAAGATGACAAACAAAATTAA
- a CDS encoding helix-turn-helix transcriptional regulator, whose amino-acid sequence MTNKIKVFRAMHNLTQEQLAEKVGVTRQTIIAVEKDKYIPSLELAFKIAKFFNEKIENIFDYF is encoded by the coding sequence ATGACAAACAAAATTAAAGTTTTTCGGGCGATGCATAATCTGACTCAAGAACAGTTAGCCGAGAAAGTCGGCGTGACTCGTCAAACCATCATTGCCGTTGAAAAAGATAAATATATTCCATCATTAGAGTTAGCTTTTAAGATTGCCAAATTTTTTAATGAGAAAATAGAAAATATTTTTGATTATTTTTAA
- a CDS encoding M20/M25/M40 family metallo-hydrolase — protein MEINNFIKKIKKKLRSEGKETSLFWFLRIARFFKKVETKINSEFDYQLNFIQKVIKATGPRLAGSTEEKRGAQIIAEEFSKVVGRPAAIETFRCYPKSSMAAIPILSYFMLFLLIPLYIFLPLAGLIVMIWLLLFFFVQIIHYWGFFDFLFAAKKSQNVYSIIEPLSNKKDFTLILGSHIDSAWSWGRLFHGSKYIIFRVLTIIIAIIGFLFFSVFRVGFIDIREVVFSWTTLISVLFIPGFYYASQIINLNKGGASPGAGDNLSGVSVGLWLIKYYQTHPEKYPKNCRIVLAAFGAEELGLKGSKDFVQKHKNDLLEGSVWLLNIDGPGLSKNFYIAEQEVALGVKHNSDFCRLAHQSLEELGIKSQFYKIPVGGTDAAPFSQAGIRAITLTNQGVDLSGQYHTALDDIDRLNLGVVKKMNEVCVKLIKKIDEFVHQA, from the coding sequence ATGGAAATTAATAATTTTATTAAAAAAATCAAGAAAAAATTGCGATCAGAAGGGAAAGAGACTTCTTTATTTTGGTTTTTAAGAATAGCCAGATTTTTTAAAAAAGTGGAGACTAAAATTAATTCAGAATTTGATTATCAATTGAATTTTATACAAAAAGTCATAAAGGCAACTGGGCCTCGGTTAGCCGGTTCGACGGAAGAGAAGAGAGGCGCGCAAATTATTGCCGAAGAATTTTCTAAAGTTGTTGGGCGTCCAGCGGCCATAGAAACCTTCAGATGTTATCCCAAATCTTCCATGGCCGCCATTCCTATTCTTTCGTATTTTATGCTTTTTTTATTAATTCCTTTGTATATATTTTTACCACTCGCGGGATTAATCGTCATGATCTGGCTTTTATTATTTTTCTTTGTGCAAATTATTCACTATTGGGGATTTTTTGATTTCTTGTTCGCCGCCAAAAAATCCCAGAATGTTTATAGCATTATTGAACCATTGAGCAATAAAAAAGATTTTACTTTGATTTTAGGTAGCCATATCGATAGCGCCTGGTCTTGGGGAAGATTATTTCATGGTTCTAAATATATTATTTTTAGAGTATTAACGATTATAATAGCAATTATTGGTTTTTTATTTTTCTCTGTTTTTCGCGTTGGTTTTATTGATATTCGCGAGGTGGTTTTTTCTTGGACAACATTAATTTCTGTTTTATTTATTCCGGGATTTTATTACGCTTCGCAAATAATAAATTTAAACAAGGGCGGCGCTTCACCGGGCGCTGGAGATAATTTATCAGGGGTGTCGGTCGGTCTTTGGTTAATAAAATATTATCAAACCCATCCAGAAAAATATCCTAAAAATTGTCGAATTGTTTTAGCCGCTTTTGGCGCTGAAGAACTAGGACTAAAAGGATCTAAAGATTTTGTCCAAAAACACAAAAATGATTTATTGGAAGGAAGTGTTTGGCTGCTGAACATTGACGGCCCCGGTCTTTCTAAAAATTTTTATATAGCCGAACAAGAGGTTGCTCTGGGAGTAAAACATAATAGCGATTTTTGCCGATTAGCTCATCAATCTTTAGAAGAACTGGGTATCAAGTCTCAGTTTTATAAAATTCCCGTAGGCGGAACCGATGCAGCGCCTTTTTCACAGGCCGGCATTAGGGCGATTACTCTAACAAATCAAGGAGTAGACTTATCGGGTCAGTATCACACTGCCCTTGATGATATAGATAGGTTAAATTTGGGCGTGGTAAAAAAAATGAATGAAGTTTGCGTAAAATTAATAAAAAAAATTGATGAATTTGTTCATCAAGCATAA
- the ruvC gene encoding crossover junction endodeoxyribonuclease RuvC encodes MIILGIDPGFAITGYGLIKFEPRTQKIEVLDQGCIKTSLKNSFIDRLMIIYEQMNEVVKKNKPDKVAMEKIFFAKNMKTAMQVGEARGVISLVLAQHKLSILELTPLQVKQSLTGYGQATKQQMQKMVKMVLRLKEIPRPDDVADALAIAICASCYREH; translated from the coding sequence ATGATTATTTTAGGCATTGATCCAGGTTTTGCCATTACCGGCTATGGCTTAATAAAATTTGAGCCTAGAACTCAAAAAATCGAAGTGCTTGACCAGGGCTGCATCAAAACATCTTTAAAAAATTCTTTTATTGATCGACTAATGATTATTTATGAACAAATGAACGAAGTGGTCAAAAAAAATAAGCCGGATAAAGTAGCTATGGAAAAAATATTTTTTGCCAAAAATATGAAAACAGCCATGCAGGTTGGCGAAGCCAGGGGAGTAATCAGTTTAGTTTTAGCTCAACACAAGTTGTCAATTTTAGAATTAACACCTTTGCAAGTAAAACAATCTTTAACCGGTTATGGTCAGGCGACCAAACAACAAATGCAAAAGATGGTAAAAATGGTTTTACGGCTTAAAGAAATTCCTAGGCCCGACGATGTGGCCGATGCTTTGGCCATTGCCATTTGCGCCAGCTGTTACAGAGAACATTAA
- a CDS encoding ComF family protein: protein MNITKIKNYLLDLIFPINCLGCGQDNFYLCPDCLAKIKPVDYFVCPICRLPSEHGLTCPNCRHKTSLDGLIFAANYEQPLLQKAIGKMKYQLIKDLIGPLSQILINVLVPSSFISCFLVDLVVPVPLHRRKIAERGFNQSELIAKIIGEKFNWPVETESIIRFKSTKNQASLSKEKRLKNVINAFRVVGAHKLKDKNIVLIDDVCTTGATLEEVAKLLKTNGAKKVFALTLARGKF, encoded by the coding sequence ATGAATATTACCAAAATCAAGAATTACTTATTGGACTTGATTTTCCCTATTAATTGTTTGGGTTGCGGCCAAGACAATTTTTACCTTTGTCCTGATTGTTTGGCTAAAATTAAGCCGGTGGATTATTTTGTTTGCCCTATTTGCCGGCTACCTTCTGAACATGGTCTAACCTGCCCGAATTGTCGACATAAAACGTCGCTTGATGGTTTGATCTTCGCGGCTAATTACGAACAACCGCTATTACAAAAAGCTATCGGTAAAATGAAATATCAATTAATTAAGGATTTAATAGGTCCTTTGTCACAAATATTGATAAATGTTTTAGTCCCCTCAAGTTTTATCAGCTGTTTTCTGGTCGACCTGGTCGTACCCGTACCGTTACATCGGCGTAAAATTGCCGAGCGCGGCTTTAATCAATCCGAGCTTATAGCAAAAATTATTGGCGAAAAATTCAATTGGCCGGTAGAAACCGAATCAATTATCCGTTTTAAATCAACAAAAAATCAAGCTAGCTTATCAAAAGAAAAAAGATTAAAAAATGTCATTAATGCCTTTCGCGTTGTCGGCGCGCACAAATTAAAAGATAAAAATATCGTTTTAATCGACGATGTTTGTACCACTGGCGCGACGCTCGAAGAGGTTGCTAAATTATTAAAAACGAATGGTGCGAAAAAAGTTTTTGCCCTGACTTTAGCTCGCGGGAAATTTTAA
- the pilM gene encoding pilus assembly protein PilM yields the protein MLFFRKKQSYLGVDLGSTSIKLVELKSEKGVPTLVTYGYAERAMGDIARGNPEETQKNAVDLLKKLHKSAAATSYRGTSALPNFSVFNSVITLPVMSKKELAQAVTWEAKKFVPIPLEEVILDWEIIEEVKSQINAPAKQPEANQAAPEIEGLSVGLGSSDNQALKPAVATGKGKKLYRILLTAASRALVKKYVEIFRLADLQLLAIETEAFALARALVGKDQAVTMIIDTSAVTTDIIIIEKGIPVLNRSIDVGGVTLTRAIANLLNIDFKRAEQFKRDVGLSGASKIPGIIEQTLKPVVEEINYSLNLYQTKSGQTIEKVILSGGSAYLPNLDNYFSKLLNVKVIIGDPWSRIAYPADLKPALQEIAPRFAVALGLALREVE from the coding sequence ATGCTATTTTTTCGGAAAAAACAAAGTTATTTAGGAGTTGATTTGGGTAGCACTAGTATTAAATTGGTTGAATTGAAGTCGGAAAAAGGCGTGCCCACCTTGGTAACTTATGGCTATGCCGAGCGAGCCATGGGTGATATTGCGCGCGGAAATCCGGAAGAAACTCAGAAAAACGCCGTAGATCTGTTAAAAAAATTACACAAGAGCGCTGCTGCGACAAGTTATCGGGGCACTAGCGCTTTGCCAAATTTTTCCGTTTTTAATTCGGTTATTACTTTGCCGGTGATGTCCAAAAAAGAACTAGCTCAGGCCGTGACCTGGGAGGCGAAAAAATTTGTGCCTATACCCCTAGAAGAAGTTATTTTAGATTGGGAAATCATCGAAGAGGTGAAATCACAAATTAACGCTCCGGCTAAGCAGCCGGAAGCCAATCAAGCAGCCCCCGAAATAGAGGGACTGAGCGTCGGCCTCGGTTCTTCAGATAATCAGGCGCTTAAGCCGGCCGTAGCTACGGGCAAAGGAAAAAAGTTATATCGCATTTTGTTAACCGCGGCATCTCGTGCCTTGGTAAAAAAATACGTGGAGATTTTTCGTTTAGCGGATTTGCAACTGTTGGCCATCGAGACAGAGGCATTTGCTTTGGCGCGAGCCTTAGTCGGCAAAGATCAGGCCGTGACCATGATTATTGATACCAGCGCGGTGACGACGGATATTATTATTATTGAAAAGGGCATTCCAGTTTTAAATCGCAGTATTGATGTGGGTGGAGTTACTTTAACGCGCGCCATTGCCAATCTTCTTAATATTGATTTTAAGCGAGCCGAACAATTTAAAAGAGATGTGGGTCTTTCCGGCGCTTCTAAAATTCCCGGTATCATCGAGCAAACCCTAAAGCCAGTAGTAGAAGAGATAAATTATTCTTTAAATCTTTATCAAACTAAATCGGGACAAACGATTGAAAAAGTTATTTTATCAGGCGGGTCGGCTTATTTACCGAATTTAGATAATTATTTTTCCAAACTATTAAATGTCAAAGTCATTATTGGCGATCCCTGGTCGCGCATTGCCTATCCGGCCGATTTAAAACCGGCCTTACAGGAGATTGCGCCTAGATTTGCCGTGGCTCTTGGTTTAGCTTTAAGAGAAGTTGAATAA
- a CDS encoding GspE/PulE family protein, producing the protein MPILNKVSQLLFNRSKISADQFKKLNDEALANNVSPDEILERNHLVPEEDLVRAKSEVYGLPIADLFGLSVDKELLKILPKELAETYQMVVFGQEDNSLKVGLLNPGDFKSREAMDFVAKAKNLSVKYFIAAPTALKNILAQYSGLAAEVEEALGGISDRFAPLIQEGKSWAEVGLEDVNQAAPVTKLVSSILKYAVDNKASDVHIEPFGDKTRVRYRIDGILRSVAMLPGHIHSAIISRIKVMSNLKLDETRIPQDGRIRIVITGRKIDLRVATLPLLEKEKVVMRILDPAQKIFTLEDLGFWGYALEIMKRNLLRPHGMFLVTGPTGSGKTTTIYAILKILNKEKVNIITLEDPIEYYMEGINQSQVKPDIGYSFASGIRSVVRQDPNVIMVGEIRDNETAELGTHASLTGHIVLSTLHTNDAFGAIPRLIDMKIEPFLIASSVNLVLAQRLVRKICEFCREPVEISPEMEKEIIKSLTGIKDVNLEEFRDTKTGRLKFYHGRGCARCGQEGYKGRTVIFEVLEITEEMKKIIVEGCKIDDAKAEFKRQGMLEMRRDGYIKALRGVTTIEEVMRVAME; encoded by the coding sequence ATGCCCATACTTAATAAAGTCAGCCAACTTTTATTCAATCGAAGCAAAATTTCGGCTGATCAATTTAAAAAATTGAACGATGAGGCCTTGGCAAACAATGTTAGCCCTGATGAAATTTTAGAAAGAAATCATTTGGTTCCTGAAGAGGATTTGGTTCGCGCCAAGAGTGAGGTTTATGGCCTGCCGATCGCCGATCTGTTTGGTTTGAGCGTTGATAAAGAATTATTAAAAATATTACCCAAAGAACTAGCCGAAACCTATCAAATGGTCGTGTTCGGCCAGGAAGATAATTCTTTGAAGGTCGGCCTATTGAATCCGGGAGATTTTAAGTCTAGAGAGGCCATGGATTTCGTGGCTAAGGCCAAGAACTTAAGCGTTAAGTATTTTATTGCCGCGCCGACCGCGTTAAAAAATATTTTAGCTCAATATAGCGGTTTAGCCGCTGAGGTAGAAGAGGCCCTGGGCGGCATTTCGGATCGTTTTGCGCCGTTAATTCAAGAAGGGAAAAGCTGGGCCGAGGTCGGCCTAGAAGACGTTAATCAAGCGGCGCCAGTTACTAAATTAGTATCCTCAATTTTAAAATACGCGGTTGATAATAAAGCTTCCGATGTTCACATCGAACCCTTTGGCGATAAGACCAGGGTTCGTTATCGTATTGATGGTATCTTGCGTTCGGTTGCCATGTTGCCTGGTCATATCCACTCGGCCATTATTTCAAGGATTAAAGTCATGTCCAATCTTAAATTGGATGAAACCAGGATTCCTCAAGACGGCCGTATTAGAATTGTCATCACTGGTCGCAAGATAGACCTAAGAGTCGCCACCTTGCCACTTCTAGAAAAAGAAAAAGTGGTTATGAGAATTTTAGATCCAGCCCAAAAAATATTTACGCTTGAAGATTTGGGTTTCTGGGGATATGCATTAGAAATAATGAAAAGAAATCTTCTTAGGCCGCACGGCATGTTCTTGGTCACTGGTCCGACTGGTAGCGGTAAAACAACAACGATTTACGCTATACTTAAAATTTTAAATAAAGAAAAAGTAAACATTATTACCCTAGAAGATCCGATCGAATATTACATGGAGGGTATTAACCAGTCGCAAGTTAAGCCCGACATTGGTTATAGTTTTGCCTCCGGTATTCGTTCGGTTGTTCGTCAAGACCCTAACGTCATCATGGTGGGCGAAATTCGAGACAACGAAACCGCCGAACTGGGCACTCATGCCTCATTAACGGGTCACATTGTTTTGTCAACCTTGCACACCAATGATGCCTTTGGTGCTATTCCCAGGTTGATCGACATGAAAATCGAGCCATTCTTAATCGCTTCTTCGGTTAATTTGGTTTTAGCCCAAAGGTTAGTCAGAAAGATTTGCGAATTTTGCCGTGAACCAGTAGAGATTAGCCCGGAAATGGAAAAAGAAATAATCAAAAGCTTGACTGGCATTAAAGATGTTAATTTAGAAGAATTTCGTGACACTAAAACTGGCCGATTAAAATTTTATCATGGACGTGGCTGTGCCCGTTGCGGACAGGAGGGCTATAAGGGGCGAACGGTTATTTTCGAAGTTTTGGAAATAACCGAGGAAATGAAAAAAATTATTGTCGAGGGCTGTAAGATAGACGACGCCAAGGCTGAGTTTAAGCGGCAGGGGATGTTAGAGATGCGTCGCGATGGCTACATTAAGGCTCTAAGGGGGGTTACAACGATCGAAGAGGTCATGCGTGTGGCCATGGAATAA